A stretch of DNA from Schizosaccharomyces osmophilus chromosome 2, complete sequence:
TGAGATgagtgaaaaagaatccaaaacaCTCAGTTGGTAGTTTTTAGGATGTTCATACAGTCATGATGAAGTAGAGAAGAAAGACATGCGATTTCAAGGATCTATAATTCTTGGCACTGACCAGTACGAAGAGAAAAGTATCTTTTCCTAAGCAAATAAATCGAACCTGCTTAGTTTGCTACATTTTCCAACACGAGCGATACCAttatggaaacaaaaaaacataaaaaggACTACAATGACAACTGTAACGACATACTTAGCTTATGATGACTATTTTCGTttgcaaagcaaagcaaagtaAAGTGAATATATActaattcattcattcaaatATTCAACACAAAAAcattatttaaaaagagGAATCCTATGTTACCAAAAGCTAGACAGAATTGGATTGCAAAAACGATCATGCTCATTACATTTAAAGGTTCTCCTTGATAGCAGCCTCGAGCTTGGCAGGGTTGGCACCAACGACTTCAGCAATCTTTTGACCGCTCTTGtagaggaagaaggaggGCATAGCATGAACACCAGCCTCGGCAGCAATTTCGCTCAATTCATCAACATCGACCTTGATAAACTCGGCCTCGCTGTAGGTCTTGGAAAATTGATCGACCTTGGGAGCAATAGCCTTGCAAGGACCACACCATGTAGCAAAGAAATCGACAACAACAAGCTTGTTTTGGGCAATAACGGCCTTGAAGTCTTCAGTCTTGGAAATTTGGTTTACCATTTTATATGTAGAAAGTATTTAACGATTGGGCGtgtaataaagaaattattactataaaaaacttttggtGTTTTCTTAGATTTGTTGATGGTTCTTGTTAAGTACCAAAAGCCCTATATATACTGTAAATCCCCACGTTGCTTACGCGATATCGCTTATGTTGATGAAGCGGTCCAGAGCCTCGTCCTTGTTGGGATGACGTCTAGCTTTAAAATACTTTTCCAGAATAGTGGTCTGAATAACATTTTCGAACCCATATATGACTAACCACGCTCTGGTACGCTATTATTATATCAGCGAGATTTGTAATGAATTGAcgaaaaggtaaacaaaagaaatcctcGAAATGTAGCgaggaaaagaaaccatatgactggaaaagaagaatcaagaTCTTTTTAAAGGGAGTTAAATAATATTTCGATTTTGATTTCGTTTGGTCGTTTGGTCGGGCGTACGTGCCTGTGTGAAGACGTATGGACTTTCAAACGAGAATGCCAAGTTTCGACGTGAAGTCGTTGcttcgatttttttgttgttttttttgacaGCCCTAAAAGGCCTTTGTATCCTTATAAATCGTTGGAACGCAGGTTTCGAAACGCATGCCAGCCTTTTCTTCCTGCAATGGAAACGCCTATAAATTATCGTTTTGGAGTGAAGTAGAATACGATGTAAATGATATTAACGAGGAAATAATGTGATACCACAAAATCGTATCAATTGGCTCTTTACAGAGttaaaaaggatttttttttcaaacctATCATAGAAACAAGTGACTCCCTTTGCTAATAGTTGAAAACCGGCAAATTTCCACCTTTCCAACCAACGAGTCTATTTATCCATTGTTAATTCCATTATCGAGTGGGATTCAGATCGCTACTGTCTCAAATATCCCAAAGACCTCCCTTTAAAACGGCTTAAAGCCTTTTGAAAGCCATAAAACAACTTGTGTATGCTTCCATCCAAATCATGGAtcgatttttctttgcgttgtttattttatcaTATGGTCTAGTATGATATTGGCATATCGTGATCTTGTAGTACGATTTTCGTGAAACCATACGAGatgaatagaaaaacaacCGCGGCTATTGAACGTTTGATTCCTTTACTTCTCTGTTctccttttgctttccatAACAAAAACgacagaaaaaagaaaaagaaaaaaatggattcaTTGACTCACTGTGGATTACGGAATCTTGGTATAACGCTACGGAACGCTCTGTAGTGAAAGGATCTTGCAAGCGTCTCATGCAACGACTCTCCTTTCCTTTGCAACTctctgtaaacaaaaaagacaaatcCAAAGGTTCTCTCCATCATCATGTCTGATACACAGCTTCAAAACATTGTAAGTACTTTTGGTGTCTCCATGATGTTTTTAATCGTCTTTTACCATTACCTTTCGCGTTCGCAAAAGTAATGCACAGAGTATCCAGCCGAAGGATTCCACGTAAGAGCTGCTCTCTTTGCCCTGGTTTGTTTGATTTACgtctttccttttcgttttgatTCCAAACCATCAAGCAAAATATAGGAAAGACAATTCAATCATTGTTGTGCTTGTTACGGAAACTGTCCTGTTCTTTCCTCCTTCATCTCCTTCCATCCTCTGCTTTGTCTCTCTCTTTCTAGctctcttttatttttatttttttattttttatattggAGGCTTCTGTATTGAAGgttttcatatttatcAACTCAAACCGATATTTCTTTAATCTATTACTCACAACAGTTACGAATTCTCTTTCATGATGAAattgcttgcttttcttttctggtAATGTGTTTGCGTTTTCCGCGAATTCGCACTcaataaaggaaaggaaaaaggatcCACTTTGGCCCGCTCTTGGTAGTTTTCACTTTTTGGAAGGCTTGTGTCGATGTTTGCGAGTAAGATGTTGCAACATTCGTCATGCTAACCAAAATCCATCCGTAGACAAGCCATATGATCCAGTGGTTGATTATGCATAGGAACCCGGTATAAAGAATGACTTCCCCAAAGTAATGAGCTCCAGCAATCCAACGAAATCCACTTTTCTGGAGAGGTAGATAGGAACGCTGGTGTTTTTGTGCAATCAAATGCTCATGGCTCGCATTCTGCCACACGCTTCCAAAGACATACAACCCCAGTCCAATTCCTTGTTTCCAGCCTGCATGTTGTTCATAATCCCCTAAACATGCAACCAGAATAGCTAGAAAAGTATGCgaatagaaaaagtatCCCAACAAGTAATGTGttatttgcatttttgaTCCAGTATTGCGAAAGCGAAGGCTTTCATACAACCGACGTAGCATGTGAATTCCAAATAGAGTCAATGAAACTTGTGCTTTCTTACTGTTTAGTAACTCTGTCTGTGCTGCCTGGAGTACAGGATCCTGCCACGAAGTCGAAAGCACAAAGGACACATAACACACGATGAGAATACATCCATATGCATAGAAATGCCAGAACCAGTGTTTAGGAACCTGTAGCTTTGAAAAAACCCGAGGCGCACTGTTTTCCTTGGAATCCCCGTGACCGCTGTACATTGTCAACCATTTCCACTTGATTATTTTTGGTACAACAAGTACACTGATCGTTGTAGCTACAAAGTATAAGGCCAACTCAATTTTTAATAACAGAACCCAAGTCTCTAATTGTAATTGCAACATTTCGAAACCCAAAATGATGTGACATACATAAGTATACGGCTTAACTATTAGGAGCAATTTTTGTCTTCCAATAAGtaaaaaatagaattgCAATTGGAAAATAGAACGGATAGCGGGTTTTGCTTCTTAGGACTCTACAACA
This window harbors:
- the trx1 gene encoding cytosolic thioredoxin Trx1; the encoded protein is MVNQISKTEDFKAVIAQNKLVVVDFFATWCGPCKAIAPKVDQFSKTYSEAEFIKVDVDELSEIAAEAGVHAMPSFFLYKSGQKIAEVVGANPAKLEAAIKENL
- the ost4 gene encoding oligosaccharyltransferase subunit Ost4 translates to MSDTQLQNIVSTFGVSMMFLIVFYHYLSRSQK
- the dfg10 gene encoding 3-oxo-5-alpha-steroid 4-dehydrogenase, with translation MLQLQLETWVLLLKIELALYFVATTISVLVVPKIIKWKWLTMYSGHGDSKENSAPRVFSKLQVPKHWFWHFYAYGCILIVCYVSFVLSTSWQDPVLQAAQTELLNSKKAQVSLTLFGIHMLRRLYESLRFRNTGSKMQITHYLLGYFFYSHTFLAILVACLGDYEQHAGWKQGIGLGLYVFGSVWQNASHEHLIAQKHQRSYLPLQKSGFRWIAGAHYFGEVILYTGFLCIINHWIIWLVYGWILVSMTNVATSYSQTSTQAFQKVKTTKSGPKWILFPFLY